A genomic region of Gossypium hirsutum isolate 1008001.06 chromosome D01, Gossypium_hirsutum_v2.1, whole genome shotgun sequence contains the following coding sequences:
- the LOC107922505 gene encoding protein disulfide-isomerase, whose product MARSVCVWFALAAIVCSLSAISAEESSESKEFVLTLDHSNFTDTVSKHDFIVVEFYAPWCGHCKHLAPEYEKAASILSKHDPPIFLAKVDADDEANKDLASQYDVKGYPTLQILRNGGKNVQEYKGPREADGIVEYLKKQSGPASVEIKLTEDASNLIDDKKIVIVGVFPKFSGEEFESYMALAEKLRSDYDFGHTLDAKHLPRGESSVVGPLVRLFKPFDELVVDFKDFKPEALEKFIEESSIPLVTLFNKDPSNHPFVAKFYNCPNAKAMLFADLSTEGFDSLQSKYREVAEQYKGKGISFLLGDVEASQAAFQYFGVEESQVPLIIIQSDDGKKYFKPNLKADDIAPWVKDFKEGKVAPYVKSEPIPKENNEPVKVVVADTLQDMVFKSGKNVLLEFYAPWCGHCKKLAPILDEVAVHYEKDADVLIAKLDATSNDILDENFDVRGYPTVYFRSANGNITPYEGDRTKEDIVDFIEKNRDKTVHQESLKDEL is encoded by the exons ATGGCGAGAAGTGTTTGCGTTTGGTTTGCCTTGGCTGCAATTGTATGCTCTTTATCGGCCATTTCTGCTGAAGAAAGCAGTGAGTCGAAAGAATTCGTTTTGACTTTGGATCACTCTAATTTTACTGACACTGTTAGCAAGCACGATTTCATTGTCGTCGAATTTTACGCTCCTTG GTGCGGGCACTGTAAGCATCTTGCTCCCGAG TATGAGAAAGCAGCATCCATTTTGAGTAAACATGATCCTCCAATCTTTCTAGCGAAAGTTGATGCCGATGATGAAGCAAACAAAGATTTAGCAAGCCAATACGATGTCAAGGGTTACCCTACGCTTCAAATTTTGAGAAATGGAGGAAAGAATGTTCAAGAATACAAAGGTCCACGTGAAGCTGATGGTATTGTAGAGTATTTAAAGAAACAAAGTGGCCCTGCTTCTGTTGAAATAAAATTAACAGAAGATGCCAGTAACCTTATTGATGACAAGAAGATAGTAATT GTTGGGGTGTTCCCAAAATTTTCTGGGGAAGAGTTTGAGAGCTATATGGCACTCGCTGAGAAATTACGTTCTGATTATGACTTTGGTCATACTTTGGATGCTAAACACCTTCCCCGTGGTGAATCATCAGTTGTTGGCCCTCTTGTTAGACTTTTCAAGCCTTTTGATGAACTCGTTGTTGACTTTAAG GATTTTAAACCGGAAGCTCTAGAGAAGTTTATTGAAGAATCTAGCATTCCTCTTGTGACTCTGTTTAACAAAGACCCAAGCAATCACCCCTTTGTTGCGAAGTTCTATAACTGTCCCAATGCTAAG GCTATGTTGTTTGCTGACTTGAGTACTGAAGGATTTGATTCATTGCAATCAAAATATCGTGAAGTTGCGGAGCAATACAAAGGAAAGGGCATTAGTTTCCTTTTGGGAGATGTTGAGGCTAGCCAAGCTGCCTTCCAG TATTTCGGAGTTGAAGAAAGCCAAGTACCTCTAATCATCATTCAGAGTGATGATGGGAAGAAGTATTTTAAACCAAATTTGAAGGCTGATGACATTGCACCATGGGTGAAGGATTTCAAG GAAGGAAAAGTTGCACCGTATGTGAAGTCTGAACCTATTCCCAAGGAGAACAATGAACCAGTGAAAGTGGTGGTTGCTGACACCCTTCAAGACATGGTTTTCAAATCAGGGAAAAATG TTCTGCTTGAGTTTTATGCCCCTTGGTGTGGACATTGCAAAAAATTGGCACCAATCTTGGATGAAGTTGCTGTCCATTATGAAAAAGATGCCGATGTTTTAATCGCAAAACTT GACGCAACTTCAAATGATATATTGGATGAGAACTTTGATGTGAGAGGTTACCCAACTGTCTACTTTAGATCAGCTAATGGAAATATTACTCCATATGAGGGTGATAGGACCAAAGAAGACATTGTTGACTTCATTGAAAAGAACAGGGACAAAACTGTCCATCAAGAGTCGCTCAAAGATGAGCTCTGA
- the LOC107922590 gene encoding GDP-mannose transporter GONST3, whose protein sequence is MSKDVEDPADRGPEVLVPSGDAQETWYSCVLKQVSVYGVAAGYCISASLLSIINKWAVMKFPYPGALTALQYLTSAAGVVLCGWFKVLEHDPLDLRTMGQFLPAAIIFYLSLFTNSELLLHANVDTFIVFRSAVPIFVAIGETLYLSQPWPSLKTWISLGTIFGGSVLYVLTDYQFTLTAYTWAAAYLVSMSIDFVYIKHVVMTIGLNTWGLVLYNNLEALLLFPLELLIMGELKKIKHEISDESDWHSFQVILPVGLSCLFGLAISFFGFSCRRAISATGFTVLGIVNKLLTVVINLVIWDKHSTFVGTVGLLICMLGGVMYQQSTSSKPKAVSEATVQETEEQQNLLEMQNNSQAKNNEKEDTKIEK, encoded by the coding sequence ATGTCTAAGGATGTGGAGGATCCGGCTGACCGTGGTCCTGAAGTCTTGGTTCCCTCTGGTGATGCCCAAGAAACATGGTATAGTTGTGTACTAAAGCAAGTATCTGTCTATGGAGTGGCGGCAGGATACTGCATTTCAGCTTCTCTTCTCTCCATCATCAACAAATGGGCTGTAATGAAATTTCCTTATCCAGGGGCACTAACTGCTTTGCAGTATCTGACAAGCGCAGCTGGTGTAGTTCTCTGTGGATGGTTTAAGGTCCTAGAGCATGATCCACTTGACCTTCGGACCATGGGGCAGTTCCTACCTGCAGCCATTATATTTTATCTCTCTCTCTTTACCAACAGTGAGCTCCTCCTACATGCTAATGTTGACACTTTCATTGTCTTCCGATCAGCAGTTCCTATATTTGTTGCAATAGGAGAGACCCTTTACTTGAGCCAACCTTGGCCTTCATTGAAGACATGGATCTCATTAGGCACCATCTTTGGCGGCAGTGTCCTTTATGTTCTTACTGATTACCAGTTCACATTAACTGCCTATACTTGGGCTGCTGCATACTTGGTAAGTATGTCTATAGATTTTGTTTACATAAAGCATGTGGTAATGACTATTGGTCTAAATACATGGGGTCTTGTACTGTACAATAATCTTGAGGCTCTCCTATTGTTTCCTCTTGAGCTACTAATAATGGGAGAGTTGAAGAAAATAAAGCATGAAATCTCGGATGAGTCTGATTGGCACTCTTTTCAAGTGATCCTACCTGTGGGTTTATCATGTTTATTTGGGTTGGCCATATCTTTCTTTGGGTTCTCTTGCCGAAGGGCAATTTCTGCTACAGGGTTCACTGTTCTTGGTATAGTTAACAAGCTATTGACAGTTGTGATTAATTTGGTTATTTGGGACAAACATTCGACTTTCGTGGGGACTGTGGGGCTCTTGATTTGTATGCTAGGTGGTGTTATGTATCAGCAGTCGACAAGCAGTAAGCCCAAAGCTGTCAGTGAAGCTACAGTTCAAGAGACAGAGGAACAGCAGAATTTACTTGAAATGCAAAACAACTCACAAGCCAAGAACAACGAAAAAGAAGATACTAAGATAGAGAAGTGA